The following proteins come from a genomic window of Proteiniphilum propionicum:
- a CDS encoding sulfatase: MAALPQQSQKPNVLFIIVDDLRPELGCYGLDAIKTPNIDKLAGKSTIFQNAYCNIPVSGASRASLFTGMYPKFPKRFVNYTTRAQTDAPDAVPFSQLFTNNGYHTVSNGKVFHHIDDHADSWSEPPFRTHPDGYDVYNNEYNRWEMWLNEESAKYINPKTLRGPYCESAEVPDSAYDDGKLTLKTIEDLKRLKQTNKPFFLGVGFWKPHLPFNAPKKYWDMYDRNKIPLPDNRFRPLDLPDEVQGSREIYAYARVEEPTDTVFLRELRHGYYACVSYVDAQIGLILDALKKLDLEENTIIVLLGDHGWNLGEHNFIGKHNLMKTSTHTPLIVHVPWFKNGKSLSMVEFVDIYPTLCELCNLPAPQNQLDGKSFVPILKNPKTKTKSSVFIQWQSGYSIVNKRYSYAEWEKEDGKTSVMIFDHKIDPKENKNQVNEYHYKNLLMKFSKYIKLKTSQIVSYKSAPN, translated from the coding sequence ATGGCAGCGCTGCCCCAACAATCTCAAAAGCCAAACGTCCTTTTCATAATTGTTGACGACCTTCGACCCGAACTGGGATGCTACGGTTTGGATGCCATAAAAACGCCCAATATAGACAAGTTGGCAGGGAAATCAACAATATTTCAGAATGCTTACTGCAACATCCCGGTTAGCGGAGCATCACGTGCAAGCCTTTTTACCGGTATGTATCCCAAATTCCCAAAACGTTTTGTCAATTATACCACACGTGCTCAAACAGATGCCCCAGATGCCGTGCCATTTTCACAACTGTTCACCAATAACGGATATCATACCGTTTCCAACGGAAAAGTATTTCACCATATAGACGATCATGCCGATTCGTGGAGCGAACCTCCCTTCAGAACACATCCTGATGGTTATGATGTATATAATAATGAATACAACCGCTGGGAAATGTGGCTGAACGAAGAGTCAGCAAAATATATTAACCCGAAAACTTTGCGTGGCCCATATTGCGAATCGGCAGAAGTGCCTGATTCAGCATACGACGATGGGAAGTTAACCCTTAAAACCATTGAAGACCTGAAACGTCTTAAACAAACAAACAAGCCCTTCTTTTTGGGTGTAGGATTTTGGAAACCACATCTCCCGTTTAATGCTCCCAAAAAATATTGGGATATGTACGATCGCAATAAAATTCCTTTGCCCGACAATCGGTTTCGCCCCTTGGATCTCCCCGATGAGGTACAAGGATCGAGAGAAATATATGCATATGCAAGAGTTGAAGAACCGACGGATACAGTATTTTTGCGCGAATTACGCCATGGATATTATGCTTGCGTGAGTTACGTAGATGCACAAATCGGTTTAATCCTTGACGCCTTAAAAAAGCTTGATCTGGAGGAAAACACGATTATAGTGCTGTTAGGAGACCACGGATGGAACCTCGGAGAACACAATTTTATAGGTAAACATAACCTGATGAAAACATCCACACACACTCCTCTTATTGTACATGTACCTTGGTTTAAAAACGGAAAATCACTCTCTATGGTAGAATTTGTAGATATCTATCCCACATTGTGTGAACTGTGTAACCTGCCTGCACCCCAAAATCAGCTTGACGGAAAAAGCTTCGTTCCGATACTCAAAAATCCGAAAACCAAAACCAAATCATCCGTTTTTATACAATGGCAAAGTGGTTATAGCATTGTGAACAAACGCTATAGCTATGCTGAATGGGAAAAAGAAGATGGTAAAACATCAGTCATGATTTTCGACCACAAAATAGATCCAAAGGAGAACAAAAACCAGGTCAATGAATACCATTACAAAAATCTGTTGATGAAATTTTCAAAATATATAAAATTAAAAACCAGCCAGATAGTTAGTTACAAGTCTGCCCCGAACTGA
- a CDS encoding SusD/RagB family nutrient-binding outer membrane lipoprotein, giving the protein MDGLPYSVDPRFFDIYALPCDDGHRYNTNTKSFDLVKVGETVPEGEKPTVVATVNVEYAVNGFNSGDWGDAGAANGVLNNYYKSAPSLQKKSGEAEKFLYKYPVASETFYGKNLNDQLSKIITQKYIAQLPWLPLEAWCDHRRLELPFFDNVAVDNPLSRMSWLTKENVKNSQKYNFFPQRLRYPSSLENSNPEGYKQALQQLGGENGIFTPLWWSKGKNEK; this is encoded by the coding sequence ATGGATGGACTTCCATACAGCGTTGATCCACGCTTTTTCGATATATATGCTTTGCCATGTGATGATGGGCATAGGTATAATACAAATACCAAAAGCTTTGATTTGGTAAAGGTTGGCGAAACTGTTCCTGAAGGAGAGAAACCCACAGTAGTTGCCACAGTGAACGTAGAATATGCGGTAAATGGCTTCAATAGCGGAGATTGGGGAGATGCTGGTGCGGCAAACGGGGTTTTGAATAATTATTACAAAAGCGCTCCATCGTTACAGAAGAAGTCAGGAGAAGCAGAAAAATTCTTATATAAATATCCGGTTGCATCGGAAACATTTTATGGGAAAAATCTGAATGATCAGTTAAGCAAGATTATTACGCAAAAGTATATTGCGCAATTGCCATGGCTACCATTGGAAGCATGGTGCGACCATCGCAGGCTCGAACTGCCATTCTTCGACAATGTGGCTGTAGATAATCCGCTTAGTAGAATGTCATGGCTTACAAAAGAAAATGTAAAGAACTCACAGAAATACAATTTCTTCCCTCAAAGGTTGAGATATCCCTCATCATTGGAAAACAGTAATCCTGAAGGTTATAAGCAGGCACTACAGCAGCTTGGAGGAGAGAACGGTATCTTTACACCATTATGGTGGTCAAAAGGTAAAAATGAGAAGTAA
- a CDS encoding alkaline phosphatase family protein — MKRTFLLSILLFLSLLAVEGKTRKAVFIIIDGVPADQIERLQPPAIYDIASQGAYSKAYTGGQTGGYSQTATISAIGYTNLLTSTWVNKHNVTGNDNLKPNYNYWTLFRIAKEQKKDFKTALYSSWTDNRTVLIGENKPETNHLKIDFVKDGFELDTINFPPKDKDLHIFEIDEHVSCLAAEGIKNDAPDLSWVYLWYTDDAGHIYGNGHDFDEYVMKADRQVARVWEAVKYREKNYDEEWMIVVTTDHGRAENGHGHGGQSCRERTIWISTNVAVNKYFKSGNLAITDIAPSISRFMKFEVPQDVLWEQDGIPFIGDVDIYNLKTMPYDNSVYLTWDTISDNNPVTIYVSTENKFKEGGKENWIKLATVNAGINSYKAELKDLPAGSFYKFVVETKNNHLNRWIIK, encoded by the coding sequence ATGAAAAGAACGTTCCTGCTTTCAATACTGCTTTTCTTATCGTTATTAGCGGTAGAAGGGAAGACCAGAAAAGCAGTATTTATAATTATTGATGGCGTGCCTGCTGACCAGATTGAGCGGCTTCAGCCACCTGCGATATATGATATTGCCTCGCAAGGAGCATATTCCAAGGCATATACAGGTGGCCAAACCGGTGGTTATTCACAAACAGCAACAATCTCTGCAATAGGTTACACTAATCTGTTGACATCAACATGGGTAAATAAACACAACGTTACAGGTAACGATAACCTAAAGCCGAATTATAATTATTGGACACTGTTTAGAATTGCCAAAGAACAGAAAAAGGACTTTAAAACTGCATTATATTCGAGCTGGACCGACAACCGTACGGTTTTAATTGGTGAGAATAAACCTGAAACAAATCACTTGAAAATTGATTTTGTGAAGGATGGATTTGAACTTGATACTATAAATTTTCCACCCAAAGATAAAGATTTGCATATTTTTGAAATCGACGAACATGTCTCTTGCCTGGCGGCAGAAGGCATTAAAAATGATGCTCCTGATTTAAGTTGGGTCTATCTCTGGTATACAGATGATGCCGGTCACATTTACGGGAACGGCCATGATTTTGATGAATATGTGATGAAAGCGGATAGGCAGGTTGCACGTGTTTGGGAAGCAGTGAAATATAGAGAAAAAAACTACGATGAAGAATGGATGATAGTGGTAACCACCGACCATGGACGTGCTGAAAACGGACATGGCCACGGCGGTCAATCGTGTCGTGAACGAACAATTTGGATTTCAACCAATGTGGCTGTAAATAAATACTTCAAAAGTGGTAATCTGGCGATAACAGACATTGCCCCATCAATCAGCCGGTTCATGAAGTTTGAAGTGCCGCAAGATGTGTTGTGGGAACAAGATGGGATACCTTTTATCGGGGATGTTGATATTTATAATCTAAAAACAATGCCATACGATAATTCAGTGTATCTCACATGGGACACCATATCAGATAATAACCCCGTTACAATTTATGTGTCAACTGAAAACAAGTTCAAAGAAGGCGGAAAAGAGAACTGGATTAAATTGGCTACTGTAAATGCAGGTATAAACAGTTATAAAGCAGAACTAAAAGACCTGCCCGCAGGTAGTTTTTATAAATTTGTAGTTGAAACGAAAAATAATCACTTAAACAGATGGATAATAAAATAA
- a CDS encoding sulfatase yields the protein MNPKKLFTLALVPLTGLSAKNTIAHNNRPNIILFMVDDMGWQDTSLPFWKEKTPLNERYHTPNMERLASQGMMFTQAYACSVSSPTRVSLMTGMNAARHRVTNWTLEKNTSTDNQSNMLQFPEWNVNGICQAPDVPYTYEVTSLPQLLKNNGYHTIHCGKAHWGAIDTPGENPHHFGFEVNIAGHAGGGIASYLGEENYGNRTDGKPSSRQAVPDLDKYWGTETFATEALTLEALKALDKAKNLGQPFFLYMSHYAIHIPVNRDKRFYQKYIDAGLSEKEAAYAALIEGMDKSLGDLMNWLEKNELDKNTIVIFMSDNGGFATDTHWRDAPLYTQNAPLNSGKGSAYEGGIREPMIVKWPGEVSPGTKCDDYLIIEDFFPTILDMAQVRERKTVQTVDGVSFMPMLEGKPTRYDKRNLYWNYPNLWGNEGPGIGSTCTVRRGDWKLIYYYETGKKELFNITNDIGETANRAEQNPRLVKKLSKELGKFLRGADAQRPSFKTTGKPCPWPDEVDK from the coding sequence ATGAACCCCAAGAAATTATTCACCCTTGCTTTGGTTCCACTGACGGGGCTTTCAGCAAAAAACACAATTGCTCATAATAATCGTCCCAACATTATCCTATTTATGGTGGATGATATGGGATGGCAGGATACATCGTTGCCTTTCTGGAAAGAGAAAACTCCACTCAACGAGCGTTACCATACACCAAACATGGAGCGGCTGGCATCGCAAGGGATGATGTTTACCCAAGCATATGCCTGCAGCGTAAGTTCGCCTACACGTGTGAGCCTGATGACAGGAATGAATGCCGCCCGGCACCGGGTAACCAACTGGACACTCGAAAAAAACACCTCAACCGACAATCAGAGTAACATGCTTCAGTTCCCGGAGTGGAATGTGAACGGTATTTGCCAGGCTCCCGACGTACCTTACACATATGAAGTGACTTCACTGCCGCAATTGCTCAAAAACAACGGTTATCACACCATCCATTGCGGCAAAGCGCACTGGGGGGCCATCGACACACCAGGGGAAAACCCACATCACTTCGGCTTTGAGGTGAACATTGCAGGGCATGCAGGTGGTGGGATAGCAAGCTATCTGGGAGAAGAGAATTATGGAAACAGGACCGATGGTAAACCATCATCCAGACAAGCTGTTCCGGATCTGGACAAATACTGGGGAACCGAAACATTTGCCACGGAGGCATTAACTTTGGAAGCTCTGAAAGCACTCGACAAAGCCAAAAATCTTGGTCAGCCGTTCTTCCTCTATATGTCGCACTATGCAATACATATCCCTGTCAACAGGGACAAACGTTTTTATCAAAAATATATTGATGCCGGACTCTCGGAAAAAGAGGCTGCTTACGCTGCGCTTATAGAGGGGATGGACAAAAGCCTGGGAGATCTGATGAACTGGCTGGAAAAAAACGAACTTGATAAAAATACTATTGTAATTTTTATGTCTGACAACGGAGGATTCGCTACCGATACCCATTGGCGCGATGCACCTTTGTACACTCAGAACGCTCCACTGAACAGTGGGAAAGGATCGGCATACGAAGGTGGTATTCGGGAACCGATGATTGTCAAATGGCCGGGAGAAGTAAGCCCCGGCACGAAATGCGACGATTACCTTATTATTGAAGATTTTTTCCCAACTATTCTGGATATGGCTCAGGTGAGAGAGCGGAAAACTGTACAAACGGTCGATGGAGTAAGCTTCATGCCGATGCTGGAAGGCAAACCTACCAGATATGACAAACGTAACCTTTATTGGAACTACCCCAACCTTTGGGGTAACGAAGGACCAGGTATCGGCTCTACATGTACCGTTCGCAGAGGCGACTGGAAGCTGATATATTACTATGAAACCGGCAAAAAGGAACTGTTTAACATAACCAACGACATAGGCGAAACGGCCAATCGTGCTGAACAGAACCCACGATTGGTGAAAAAGCTGTCGAAAGAGCTGGGAAAGTTTCTACGCGGTGCAGATGCACAACGCCCGTCATTCAAGACTACAGGTAAGCCTTGCCCATGGCCCGATGAAGTGGACAAATAA
- a CDS encoding alpha-L-fucosidase, with product MKKTIIIAILGVVVCTSLFPQEKIWNETKEQKAERMKWWVNDRFGMFIHWGLYALPARHEWVQTNERIPLEEYKKYFDNFNPDLYDPHEWAKMAKEAGMKYAVITAKHHDGFCMFDSKYTDYKVVNTTYGKDIIKEWVDAFKEAGLKVGFYYSLIDWHHPDFTIDRIHPLRPGSNEEYAKLNEGRDMNRYRKFLKNQVTELLTNYGKIDILWLDFSYPGEFGKGRDDWDAVELVKLVRKLQPEIIIDDRADIRDVPGGWDFITPEQYKVDRWPELNGERVPWETCQTFSGSWGYFRDEATWKDNKQLLVLLIESVSKGGNLLLNVGPTARGEFDYRAVSALEKMGNWMHYNSRSIYGCTEAPEAYTAPDNTLLTYNSATNRLYIHLLDYPLQNFKLPGYKGKIKYAQFLHDASELRITVPSGHHKVEDDGSDTGDLNLSLPVLKPNIEIPVIELILE from the coding sequence ATGAAAAAAACTATTATCATTGCAATATTGGGAGTGGTTGTATGCACCTCTCTATTTCCACAAGAAAAAATTTGGAATGAAACAAAAGAGCAAAAGGCTGAAAGAATGAAGTGGTGGGTAAACGATCGCTTCGGGATGTTTATCCACTGGGGACTGTATGCTCTTCCAGCACGACATGAGTGGGTTCAGACAAATGAAAGAATTCCGTTAGAGGAGTACAAAAAGTATTTCGACAATTTTAACCCAGACCTGTATGATCCGCACGAATGGGCAAAAATGGCCAAAGAGGCAGGCATGAAATATGCGGTAATCACTGCAAAGCATCACGATGGGTTTTGCATGTTCGACTCAAAATATACCGATTACAAGGTCGTGAATACTACATACGGCAAAGATATCATCAAAGAGTGGGTAGATGCATTTAAAGAGGCGGGGCTAAAAGTGGGGTTCTACTATTCGCTTATTGACTGGCATCACCCCGATTTCACCATAGACAGAATTCACCCGTTGCGCCCAGGCTCAAATGAGGAATATGCTAAGCTGAACGAAGGCAGAGATATGAACAGGTATCGTAAGTTCCTGAAAAATCAGGTTACTGAGCTGCTAACCAATTATGGTAAAATTGATATTCTTTGGTTAGACTTTTCGTATCCGGGCGAATTTGGGAAAGGACGTGACGATTGGGATGCAGTTGAACTGGTAAAACTGGTCAGAAAGCTTCAGCCTGAAATAATTATTGACGATCGTGCCGACATTAGAGATGTGCCCGGTGGCTGGGATTTTATAACTCCAGAACAGTACAAAGTGGATAGGTGGCCAGAATTAAACGGGGAGCGTGTCCCCTGGGAAACCTGTCAAACCTTTTCTGGCAGTTGGGGGTATTTCCGCGACGAAGCAACATGGAAAGACAACAAGCAGCTGCTGGTGCTTCTGATTGAATCTGTAAGCAAAGGAGGTAACTTATTGCTGAACGTGGGGCCAACAGCACGCGGAGAGTTCGACTACAGAGCTGTAAGCGCTTTGGAGAAAATGGGCAACTGGATGCATTACAACAGCCGCTCCATCTATGGCTGTACCGAGGCCCCTGAGGCTTACACTGCCCCTGATAATACACTTTTGACCTATAACTCGGCAACCAACAGACTATATATCCACCTTTTGGATTACCCGTTACAAAATTTTAAACTTCCGGGATATAAAGGAAAAATTAAATATGCACAGTTTCTGCATGATGCTTCAGAACTAAGAATTACTGTACCGTCAGGCCATCACAAAGTTGAAGATGATGGATCGGACACAGGTGATTTAAACCTTAGTCTTCCTGTACTGAAACCAAATATTGAGATCCCTGTAATTGAGCTGATTCTGGAATAA